From the genome of Planctomycetota bacterium:
CGCCGACGAGGTATTTCCATATGAATCGAAGCGTTTTCATGCCAGCGCCTCCGTGAGAATGTCGCCCTGCGCCTCGGCGGCGCGGACGCCCATGAGCTTCGCCAGCGTCGGCGCCACGGCGATCTGCTCCACGCGCTTGTCGACGATCAACCCCTTCTCGATGCCCGGGCCCATGGCGAAGGCGAAAATCTTCCGCGCGCTGGGCGAATTGAAATGATGCTGGCACGGCACGCTCATGCACCGGTTCGAGTCCCGTCCGCAGTCGGGCACGACCATGAACACCGTGTTGTCGCGGTATTCCTCGCTGAGCGCGATCGTGTTGGTGAGCCGCTCCAGACTCTCGTCGATGATGGCGATCGCGCGCGTGTAGTGATTCATGTTGCCCCAGTGAACATAGTCGGGGTCGGTGTAGTTGATCATCATCAGCTTGGGTTTGAGTTCGTTGATCGCCCGGACGCCCAGCTCGGTCAGCAGGCGGTCGCCGCGCGGGTTCTTGAAGCCGCTGTCGCCGTAGAACGCGCGCCAGCGCCGCCAGAACGCCTGAATCTCGGGCGTCTGTCCGCTGGCCGTGTCGCGATAGTCCAGACTCTCCAGATGCGCGAGCTTCTTTTTCATCTCGTCCAGCGTTTTGCCGTCGAACGCGCCCGACTCAATCTGCTTGCGGAGCAGGAACGTCTTGAAGCGGTAGAGACTGAGCACGTTGGAGCGGTACTCGACGCCGTAGAGATGGTGATTGGAGAAGGTGTAGAACTCCTCCTGCGTGCGGTCTTCGGAATTGACGATGAGCGTCTGATGCGCCGGGACGTTGTAGGCCTTGCGCATGTATTCGAAAAGCGTCGGCACCTTCGGCTCGAAGCGCTCGGAGAGGAAGCGGTCCTGGGCGTCGTGATACTTGTCGTAGCGACCGGTGAGGATGTTGAGCGTGCCCTGTCCGTGGCCGGTGTCCACGTCGTGCTCGCTGGTGATTTCCATGTCGGTATAGAGCGTTCCGCGTTTGGTCAGTTCATGGCGGAAGAAGGGGGCGTAGGTGTGCTCGGGGTCGATGGTTTCGAGCCGCCGGACGCCGCCGCCGAAGCGGATGATCACGATATTGGGCCCGCGATAGTCCGGCGCTGCGACCGGGGCCGCGGCGGCGAACGGCGCGGCCGCGAAGGTTGCGGCGGCGGCAGCGGTCGACTTGATGAAGGTCCGGCGATCGATGGGAAGTGCATGCATGGGCAGCCCCTTTATGGGGAGCTACCGGTGCGAATTCGGTAGGTTGCAGTGAAAGTGCGGAGTTCGGAGTTGGGAGTGGGGAGTGAAGGCAAGAAAGCGGCACGCTCCGCCATTTCTTCACTCCGCACTCCCAACTCCTCATTCCTCACTTCTTTTTGATCCACTTCCCGTCCCGGCCCTTCAGATAATGGCCCGAGGCGGCGTTGGAGAAGTTGCGCAGGGCGTTGCGCTCGGCGACTTTGTCGGGGGTGGTGTCCTGCTCCTTGGCGATCAGGGCGTACAGCTCCGTCCGGTCGGCGTTCTCGTCGGCGATGAGCTTGGCCGTCGCGCCATCGACGTCGCCGACGGCTTCGACGAATCCCTGATACGTCTCGCCGACCTGCCCGGCGTTCTTGGCTTCCATCAGCTTCGGATACCGCTGGGCGAAGCGCGCCTTCAGTTCGTCCATCGTGCTCGCGCCGGCGAACCCGACGCCCAGGCCCAGCCAACTGGTGAGCGTCACGACCGCCGCCAGAATCATCGTGCGTCTGTTCATTTGCTTTCATCCTTCGGGTTCTTGTATTCGTTCTCGAAGTCGAAGAAGTTGTCGAGCTGGCGATCGACTTTCACATTCACATCAATGTTGATCTGAAGCGGATCGACCTTGACATGGTGCTCGATGCACCCGCCGAGGCCCGCGCCGGCCGTGATCAGACTCAGCCACAGGATCGCTTTCACAGAGCACCTCCGGGCTTCATTTGCCCTTGCCTTCGAAAAAATCCTTCAGCGCATCGTCGATGTTGAGCCGGCTTGTCGTGAACAAGGCCTGGTTGAGCAGCGTGTCGAAGTGATGGATGTTGATCACGAGACTGCTGATCTCCTGCGGGTCCTTGCCCTTGCGGCCCTTGCCGCGCGTTTCGGCCCGAAGCATCATACCCTCGTCTTCCTTGATCAGGTCAAATCGGAACATCGAATATTCGAAGTCCGACAAAGCGTCCACCGCCCGGTCGCGCACCGTCTTGTAGGTCGGATCGGTGGCGAAGCGCGGGTCGGCCTGGGCCAGCAGATCGGCGGCGAGCTTCGCATCCGTCAGCGCCATCTGTCCGGGGCCCGGGCGGTTGTAGAGGAAGCCCTCGCCGAGCGTCAGCTTCCAGTGCGCTTCGGGACGGAAGGTCAGCGGGAGGCGCCCGTAGAGCGTGCCCGAAGCGCGGATCGTTTCATTGGTCAGTACGGAGAGCCAGTCGCCGAGGTTCAGCGATTCGATGTACAGATCGGTTTTGACGAGGGGCTGGTCGAGGTCATAGGTGATGGCATGCGCGGCGAGCCGGCCGGTCGAGCCGAGCGTCACGCCCACGCGCTCCACGAAATACCGTCGATCGGAGTCGATGCGGAAGGCGAGCGATCCGTCGGTCAATGCCAGCTTGCCGGAGCGCAGCGTGGTGAAGTTGAGCGTCTGGCTCGGCGGGGTGCGCGGGGGCGTGAGATGGTCGAGCGTGATCGCACCATTGAGGCCTTCGATGGTCACATCGACTTTTCGATCCCGCACGGTGACGCCGTCGAGTTTGAGCGTCACGCGCGGCACCAGTGCGCCATCGACGAGGTTCATCGCTGCATCGACGCCGACACCGCCGTCGATTTCAAGGTCGCGCAATGCGGCGAAGCGCTGGCCGATGGCGGTCGGATCGACGATGTGCCCCTGCGGGAGCGACGCGGTGACGTTCACCTCGCCCGGCGCGACGGCGGCGTGAATCGTCACCGATGCGGCCGAGAGCAGCGGCCAATCGGCGTCGAGCGACAAGCCGCCGGCTCCGAGACGGATCGAACCGGCGAGCGGCGGCAGCGTGTCGGAGCCGAGGTGAATGTCGCCGGTGGCGAACGAGCCGGCGGGGCCGTCGGCTGATGATGTGTAGGGAATCTGACCATGAATGTCGGCGATCGAAAGGTCCGCCGCTTCGTTGGCGACGGCGAGGTTGCCGAAGGCGAGCGATGCGTCGATCGCCGATTTGTCAGCCGCGAAGTTCACATCCGCATGAGCCGACAGATTGCCGAGCGTGACGGTCCATGTGTCTTCGCCGACCTGAAGGGACGCGGCGGCGAGACGCGAGGTCGGCAGCAACTCGACATGCGCCTTGTCCATTCCGACGTCGGCGGCGAAGTGCAGGGCGATGTCAACCTGCTTCGCCGCGACGGGCGAGTCGGGCCATTGAACCAGCGCGGCGGCGGTCGTGCAGGCCAGGTCGTCACTGATGAATCGGCCGTCTTTCAATGAACAGTCGCCGGCAAGCCGTGTCTCGTAGCCGCGCCAGCGCAGATGAAGATCGACCTTGAAATCCGCCGCCGTGGTGCGGTCGATCACGCCGTCGAGGTAAAATCGCTGCGGCGCGCCGTCGATCGTCAGCACGATCATGCAGCTTTTGAGTTCGACGCGGGCGAAGGGCCATTCGCCGCCGGCGGCCCCACCGGTCGTGATGTGCGTCAGCGGGCCCAGATCGAGCTGGCCGTCTTTGATGGCGGCGCGAAGAGTCGCGCCGGTGAGGCGGAGCGTATGCACGACGCCGCGCTTCAGTTCATCGGGGCTGTACATCGCTTCGAGCGTGTCGATCGTCAGCGTGTCGGACTTGCTCAGAGAAATGGCGCTGACGACGGCGTGGTCGAGATCGAGTGTGTCAATGCGCAGGCGGGCGTCGGGCAGGCCCATGTCGGTGAGCATGGACAAGGCGTATCGCTCGACGGCGGGACGAAGGGCGAAGGCGTAGATCGCCAGCACGATGGTCAAAAGGACCAGCGTCAGCAGGAAGACCCATCGCAGAAAACGGCGGAGTCGCGCCATGCGAGGATGATACGTCCATTGAGGGAGCGATGTTTGACGATAGGATAGATGGGCCGGTCACGTGTGCGGCCGGTTGGTGTGACAAGCGTTCGGGTCATCTGGTAAGATTGGAGCGTCGTTATGGCTGTGGCAATCAGGAAGAAGGTCAAGCATTCGTCCGCCCGCACCGCCCCGAAAGCATCGGCCGGCAAGGGCGAGAAAGGCAAGGTCAGGCGTATGGCGAAAGACGAAAAGGGCGGGCAGGATCAGAATCTCGATCAGGTGCGCGATCTGCTGTTCGGCGCTCAGATGCGCGAGGCGGACAAGCGCTTCGTCGCCATGGAGGAGCGGCTTCAGAAGGAAGCCAACGCGCTGCGCGATGAAATCCGCAAGCGTTTCGACTCGCTTGAAAACTACGTCAAGACCGAACTTGAATCGCTCACCGAGCGGCTCAAGAAGGAGCAGGCCGAGCGGATGGCGGCGCTCAAGACGTTGACCAAGGACCTCGCAGACACGGCCAAGCAACTTGAGAAATTCGCCGAGGCGACGGGCGAAGAGCAGCAGAAGATGCGGGCCCAGATGCTCGAGCAGAGCAAGATGCTGCGCGATGAGCTGGTCACGGCCAACGATGCGCAGACGGCGGCGCGCGTGGCGGCGGTGGCGGAGCTGCGCGACGAGAAGACCGACCGGCACGCGCTGGCGGCGATGCTCAACGAGATGGCCATGCAGCTTTCGGGCAAGGGCGCCAAGCCGGCCAAGAAGTAACAAGTCGGTGATGATGTGAACGGTATGATCGGACTGCGCGGGGATGCGCATGACGGACGGGCAGGACTTGACGCCGCAGGGACACGAAGGCGCGACGCCGCCGAATGACGCGGCTTCGATGGACAAGCTGCGCCGTCTGATCGTCGGACCCGAGCAGGATCGACTCGACGAAATCGAAGAGCGCATGGACGGCGGGGAGCACCAGGCCCGCGAAGTCGGCAAGGTGCTCCCGCAGGCGATGCGATTAAGTCTCAAGACGGACGATCAGATCGCCGACGCCATGTCGCCGATGATCGACCGCGCGATTCACACCTCGGTGCAGAAGAATCCGCAGCCGATCACCGATGCGATTTTCCCCATCATCGGCCCGGCGATCCGTAAAGCCATCCGCGAAGCGTTCTCGAACATGATCGAGTCGCTCAACTCGGCGCTGGAGCACAGTTTCTCGCCGCGGTCGATCGGATGGCGCATCGAAGCTTGGCGCACCGGCAAGAGCTTCGCCGAGGTCGTGCTCACGCACACGATCGTCTACCGTGTCGAGCAGGTGTTTCTGATTCACAAGGAAACCGGCCTGCTGCTTCAGCATGTGGTGGCGGACGCGGTGGCGGCGCAGGACGCGGACATGGTGTCGGGCATGCTGACGGCGATTCAGGATTTCGTGCGCGACTCGTTCGGAGCCGGCGAAGGCGAATCGGTCGGCACGATGCAGGTCGGCGAATT
Proteins encoded in this window:
- a CDS encoding DUF1318 domain-containing protein; translated protein: MNRRTMILAAVVTLTSWLGLGVGFAGASTMDELKARFAQRYPKLMEAKNAGQVGETYQGFVEAVGDVDGATAKLIADENADRTELYALIAKEQDTTPDKVAERNALRNFSNAASGHYLKGRDGKWIKKK